Proteins from a single region of Ensifer adhaerens:
- a CDS encoding LysR family transcriptional regulator produces MKLSRRLVPDVTTLQAFECAARHGSFTQAAAELNLTQSAVSRQIKDLENQLGVLLFERVRQRVILSDAGQKFLPEVRRLLNQTEELMVRAMASARADSTLSIASLPTFGSRWLVPRLPDFLKRHPDTVLNIASRSAPFDFDEQNFDLAIHYGQPVWARATCSYLCSEIIVPAASPALLVNHPIETPEDLVAGPLLHLATRPKLWAQWFEANDMDGRGAYRGNRFDQFSMVIEAATAGLGFALLPRYLIEQEIAAGTLSIVLDRPMQTENSYYLAVPEGKLENPISLAFREWITEQVG; encoded by the coding sequence ATGAAGTTAAGCCGCAGGCTGGTTCCCGACGTGACGACGCTGCAGGCGTTCGAATGCGCGGCGCGACATGGCAGCTTCACGCAGGCTGCTGCCGAACTGAATCTCACCCAAAGCGCCGTCAGCCGTCAGATCAAGGATCTCGAAAACCAGCTCGGCGTGCTCCTGTTCGAGCGTGTGCGCCAGCGGGTGATCCTCTCGGATGCCGGCCAGAAGTTCCTGCCCGAGGTTCGCCGTCTCCTCAATCAGACCGAGGAGCTGATGGTGCGGGCCATGGCCTCGGCCCGGGCGGACTCGACGCTCTCGATCGCGTCGCTGCCGACCTTCGGTAGCCGCTGGCTGGTGCCGCGGCTTCCCGATTTCCTCAAGCGCCATCCCGACACGGTGCTGAACATTGCTTCCCGTTCCGCGCCCTTCGATTTCGACGAGCAGAACTTCGATCTGGCCATTCACTATGGCCAGCCGGTCTGGGCGCGCGCCACCTGCAGCTATCTCTGCAGCGAGATCATCGTTCCGGCTGCAAGCCCTGCCCTGTTGGTGAACCATCCTATCGAGACCCCCGAGGATCTCGTCGCCGGCCCATTGCTGCATCTCGCCACGCGGCCGAAGCTCTGGGCGCAATGGTTCGAGGCGAATGACATGGATGGCCGAGGGGCCTATCGCGGAAACCGTTTCGACCAGTTCTCCATGGTGATCGAGGCGGCAACAGCCGGGCTCGGCTTCGCGTTGCTGCCACGCTATCTGATCGAGCAGGAAATAGCTGCCGGCACGCTCAGTATCGTGCTCGACCGGCCGATGCAGACCGAAAACAGCTATTATCTCGCCGTGCCCGAAGGCAAGCTCGAAAACCCCATCAGCCTGGCCTTTCGGGAGTGGATCACCGAACAAGTGGGCTGA
- the hglS gene encoding 2-oxoadipate dioxygenase/decarboxylase HglS encodes MKENSFVSADDIRSAFSAAMSVMYREEVPAYGTLMELVAKVNADTLAADPVLKERLDATDTLDRISEERHGAIRLGTPAELAMMRRVFAVMGMYPVGYYDLSTAGVPVHSTAFRPVGETALKRNPFRVFTSLLRLDLIADESLRAEAEVILAERQIFTDGAVELAQKAERDGGLDKADAERFVSEVLETFRWHDKANVSTDMYKRLHDAHRLIADVVSFKGPHINHLTPRTLDIDQVQALMPEYEIAPKAVVEGPPTRKCPILLRQTSFKALEEPVSFKDGSGAWKEGSHTARFGEIEQRGIALTPKGRALYDDLLDASRKIVRPAADGSNAREYEAALAKAFEPFPDTWAGIREAGLGYFSYSLTEKGRKAGISAKRDIQALIADGLVQFDAIVYEDFLPVSAAGIFQSNLGDGAQQDFVASPNQKRFEADLGATVLNEFDHYAGIEQASIESCIQALTGAIAAE; translated from the coding sequence GTGAAAGAGAATAGTTTCGTATCGGCCGACGACATCCGTTCGGCCTTTTCCGCAGCCATGTCGGTCATGTACCGCGAAGAGGTGCCGGCCTACGGCACGCTGATGGAGCTGGTCGCCAAGGTGAACGCCGATACGCTCGCCGCCGACCCGGTCCTGAAGGAGCGCCTGGACGCCACGGACACGCTCGACCGCATCTCCGAAGAACGGCACGGCGCGATCCGGCTCGGCACGCCCGCCGAACTTGCAATGATGCGTCGCGTCTTCGCCGTCATGGGCATGTACCCGGTCGGCTACTACGACCTCTCCACCGCCGGCGTCCCGGTTCACTCGACCGCCTTCCGCCCGGTCGGCGAGACCGCGCTGAAGCGCAACCCGTTCCGCGTCTTCACCTCGCTGCTCCGCCTCGATCTCATCGCCGACGAATCGCTGCGCGCCGAAGCGGAAGTGATCCTCGCCGAGCGCCAGATCTTCACGGATGGCGCCGTGGAACTGGCGCAGAAGGCCGAGCGCGACGGTGGCCTCGACAAGGCGGATGCCGAGCGTTTCGTCTCGGAGGTACTCGAAACCTTCCGCTGGCACGACAAGGCCAATGTCAGCACCGATATGTACAAGCGCCTGCATGACGCCCATCGCCTGATCGCCGACGTCGTCTCGTTCAAGGGCCCGCACATCAACCACCTGACGCCGCGCACGCTCGACATCGATCAGGTGCAGGCGCTGATGCCGGAATACGAGATTGCGCCGAAGGCCGTCGTCGAGGGCCCGCCGACCCGCAAGTGCCCGATCCTGCTGCGCCAGACCTCGTTCAAGGCGCTGGAAGAGCCGGTGTCGTTCAAGGACGGCAGCGGCGCGTGGAAGGAAGGCTCGCACACCGCCCGTTTCGGCGAGATTGAACAGCGCGGCATAGCGCTGACGCCGAAGGGCCGCGCGCTCTACGACGACCTGCTTGACGCCTCGCGCAAGATCGTCCGCCCGGCCGCTGACGGCTCGAATGCCCGCGAATATGAAGCTGCCCTTGCCAAGGCCTTCGAGCCCTTCCCGGACACCTGGGCAGGCATCCGCGAAGCCGGCCTCGGCTATTTCAGCTACTCGCTGACGGAAAAGGGTCGCAAGGCCGGCATCTCCGCCAAGCGCGACATCCAAGCGCTGATCGCCGATGGTCTCGTCCAGTTCGACGCCATCGTCTACGAAGACTTCCTTCCGGTTAGCGCCGCAGGTATCTTCCAGTCGAACCTCGGCGACGGCGCCCAGCAGGACTTTGTCGCCAGCCCGAACCAGAAGCGCTTCGAGGCCGATCTCGGTGCCACCGTGCTCAACGAGTTCGACCACTATGCCGGCATCGAGCAGGCTTCGATCGAAAGCTGCATCCAGGCCTTGACCGGCGCGATCGCTGCGGAATGA
- a CDS encoding FAD-binding oxidoreductase, giving the protein MIDQLHIDALAGILGDRGVVTRPEDLEAYETGARYDRGRTSLVLRPATTEEVSAAVAYCVAHGIALIPQSGNTGLVSGSTPDQSGDEAVLSLDRLTKCFELDLDNRSVRLDAGFRLSDLNRRLEEHGLFFPIDLGADPRIGGMIATNTGGSRFLKYGDVRRNTLGLKVVLADADGTVLDLQCDLRKNNTGVDWKQLFVGTSGAFGIVTECVLNLERLPQQTATALLVPASGAHVLPLLRAMEERLGAYLSAFEGMSSNAVKAAFAHVPSLKNPFQGGNVPDYVILAEISRTWAPREGEQSLDAVLETALAEIWEMETAPLADAFVGPPHEIWALRHALSEGVKHLGKLIAFDVSFRRGDIMAFCDHMKAEMPSKFPDVTVCDFGHIGDGGVHFNLVVPKDSDLLKDETFEPRLREWVFAVAVEEYHGSFSAEHAIGRRNQAYYDFYTPDKLKDMAAGLKMLTSPAKLGSVRFG; this is encoded by the coding sequence ATGATCGATCAACTGCACATCGACGCGCTCGCCGGCATCCTTGGAGACAGGGGTGTCGTCACGCGTCCTGAAGACCTGGAAGCCTACGAGACCGGCGCGCGCTACGATCGCGGCCGGACCTCGCTCGTGCTGCGGCCGGCGACGACGGAGGAAGTTTCCGCCGCTGTCGCCTATTGTGTGGCGCACGGCATCGCGCTGATCCCGCAGTCCGGCAATACGGGCCTCGTCTCCGGCTCGACCCCGGATCAATCGGGCGACGAAGCCGTCCTCAGCCTCGACCGGTTGACCAAGTGCTTCGAGCTCGACCTCGACAACCGCTCGGTGCGGCTCGATGCCGGCTTCCGCCTGTCCGATCTCAACCGGCGGCTGGAAGAGCACGGCCTGTTCTTCCCGATCGACCTTGGCGCCGACCCGCGCATCGGCGGCATGATCGCCACCAATACCGGCGGCTCGCGCTTTCTGAAATACGGCGACGTGCGGCGCAATACGCTCGGCCTCAAGGTGGTGCTCGCGGACGCGGACGGCACCGTGCTCGACCTGCAATGCGACCTGCGCAAGAACAACACCGGCGTCGACTGGAAGCAGCTCTTCGTCGGCACTTCGGGCGCCTTCGGCATCGTCACCGAATGTGTGCTGAACCTCGAGCGCTTGCCGCAGCAGACGGCAACAGCGCTTCTCGTTCCGGCCAGCGGCGCGCATGTGCTGCCGCTGCTTCGGGCCATGGAAGAGCGGCTTGGCGCATATCTCTCGGCTTTCGAGGGTATGTCGAGCAACGCCGTCAAGGCGGCCTTTGCCCATGTGCCGTCTCTCAAGAACCCGTTCCAGGGCGGCAACGTTCCTGATTACGTCATCCTCGCCGAGATCAGCCGCACCTGGGCCCCACGCGAAGGCGAACAGTCGCTCGACGCCGTTCTCGAAACGGCACTCGCCGAGATCTGGGAAATGGAAACGGCGCCGCTCGCCGATGCTTTCGTCGGCCCGCCGCACGAGATCTGGGCACTGCGCCACGCCTTGTCCGAGGGCGTCAAGCACCTCGGCAAGCTGATCGCCTTCGACGTCTCCTTCCGCAGGGGTGACATCATGGCCTTCTGCGACCATATGAAGGCGGAAATGCCCTCGAAATTCCCTGACGTGACCGTCTGCGATTTCGGCCATATCGGCGACGGCGGCGTGCACTTCAACCTCGTCGTGCCGAAGGACAGCGACCTTCTCAAGGACGAGACTTTCGAACCCCGGCTTCGCGAATGGGTTTTCGCGGTCGCCGTTGAGGAGTATCACGGCAGCTTCAGCGCGGAACATGCGATCGGCCGCCGTAACCAGGCCTATTACGACTTTTATACACCAGACAAACTCAAGGACATGGCCGCAGGCCTGAAGATGCTCACCTCGCCGGCAAAGCTCGGCAGCGTGCGCTTCGGATAG
- the amaB gene encoding L-piperidine-6-carboxylate dehydrogenase produces MNIATKKVDVTKEAAALLEKMGVAKELYTGGDMPSYSPVTGEKIGNLKTVSAAEAAAKIEKAHEAFKAWRLVPAPKRGELIRLLGEELRAFKADLGRLVSIEAGKITSEGLGEVQEMIDICDFAVGLSRQLYGLTIATERPGHRMMETWHPLGVVGVISAFNFPVAVWSWNTALALVCGNSVVWKPSEKTPLTALASQAIFERAVARFGDAPEGLSQVLIGDRAIGEVLVDNPKVPLVSATGSTRMGRDVGPRLAKRFARAILELGGNNAGIVCPSADLDMALRAIAFGAMGTAGQRCTTMRRLFVHESVYDQLVPRLKKAYGSVSVGNPLESTALVGPLVDKAAFDGMQKAIAEAKSHGGSVTGGERVELGYDNGYYAKPALVEMPVQAGPVFEETFAPILYVMKYSDFDAVLDDHNAVAAGLSSSIFTRDMQESERFLAVDGSDCGIANVNIGTSGAEIGGAFGGEKETGGGRESGSDSWKAYMRRATNTVNYSKALPLAQGVSFDIE; encoded by the coding sequence ATGAACATCGCAACCAAGAAAGTCGACGTGACCAAGGAAGCCGCAGCGCTTCTCGAAAAGATGGGCGTCGCCAAAGAACTCTACACCGGCGGCGACATGCCGTCCTATAGCCCGGTCACCGGCGAGAAGATCGGCAACCTAAAGACGGTTTCTGCCGCAGAAGCTGCCGCCAAGATCGAAAAGGCCCATGAAGCCTTCAAGGCCTGGCGCCTGGTTCCGGCCCCGAAGCGCGGCGAGCTGATCCGCCTGCTCGGCGAAGAACTGCGCGCCTTCAAGGCCGACCTCGGCCGCCTGGTTTCGATCGAAGCCGGCAAGATCACCTCGGAAGGCCTGGGCGAAGTCCAGGAAATGATCGACATCTGCGATTTCGCCGTCGGTCTCTCCCGCCAGCTCTATGGTCTGACGATCGCCACCGAGCGCCCCGGCCACCGCATGATGGAAACCTGGCATCCGCTGGGCGTCGTCGGCGTCATCTCCGCCTTCAACTTCCCGGTCGCCGTCTGGTCGTGGAACACGGCGCTGGCGCTCGTCTGCGGCAACTCCGTCGTCTGGAAGCCGTCGGAAAAGACCCCGCTTACCGCCCTTGCCTCGCAGGCGATCTTCGAACGCGCGGTCGCCCGCTTCGGCGACGCACCGGAAGGCCTGTCGCAGGTGTTGATTGGCGATCGTGCCATCGGTGAAGTCCTCGTCGACAACCCGAAGGTTCCGCTGGTTTCGGCCACTGGCTCCACCCGCATGGGTCGCGACGTCGGCCCGCGCCTTGCCAAGCGTTTCGCCCGCGCCATCCTCGAACTCGGCGGCAACAATGCCGGCATCGTCTGCCCCTCGGCCGATCTCGACATGGCGCTTCGCGCCATCGCCTTCGGCGCCATGGGCACCGCCGGCCAGCGTTGCACCACCATGCGCCGCCTGTTCGTGCATGAGAGCGTCTACGACCAGCTCGTTCCGCGCCTGAAGAAGGCCTATGGCTCGGTTTCGGTCGGCAACCCGCTGGAATCGACCGCGCTCGTCGGCCCACTGGTCGACAAGGCTGCCTTCGACGGCATGCAGAAGGCGATCGCTGAAGCCAAGTCGCACGGCGGCAGCGTCACCGGCGGCGAACGCGTCGAACTCGGCTACGACAACGGCTACTATGCCAAGCCCGCTCTGGTCGAAATGCCTGTCCAAGCCGGCCCGGTCTTCGAAGAAACCTTCGCGCCGATCCTCTACGTCATGAAGTACAGCGACTTCGACGCCGTTCTCGATGACCACAATGCGGTCGCAGCCGGCCTGTCGTCCTCGATCTTCACCCGCGACATGCAGGAATCCGAACGCTTCCTCGCCGTCGACGGCTCGGATTGCGGTATCGCCAACGTCAACATCGGCACCTCGGGCGCTGAAATCGGCGGCGCCTTCGGCGGTGAAAAGGAAACCGGCGGCGGTCGCGAATCCGGTTCGGACTCGTGGAAGGCCTACATGCGCCGCGCCACCAACACGGTGAACTATTCGAAGGCTCTGCCGCTGGCGCAGGGCGTGTCGTTCGACATCGAATAA
- a CDS encoding pyridoxal phosphate-dependent aminotransferase codes for MTINQTVKEAGFRPASRISSIGVSEILKIGARAQAMKREGKPVIILGAGEPDFDTPDYVKDAACEAIKRGDTKYTALDGTPDLKKAIREKFQRENGLAYEQDEITVATGAKQILFNAMMASINPGDEVVIPTPYWTSYSDIVQICEGKPVLIPCDASSGFRLTAETLEAAITPKTRWVLLNSPSNPSGAAYSAADYRPLLDVLLRHPHVWLLVDDMYEHIVYDGFRFVTPAQLEPRLKDRTLTVNGVSKAYAMTGWRIGYAGGPRDLIKAMAVVQSQATSCPSSVSQAASVAALTGPQEFLKERTASFQHRRDLVVSGLNAIDGLDCRVPEGAFYTFSGCAGMLGKVTPSGKRIETDTDFCAYLLDDAHVAVVPGSAFGLSPFFRISYATSEAELKEALTRIADACARLS; via the coding sequence ATGACCATCAACCAAACGGTCAAGGAGGCGGGCTTTAGGCCCGCCTCGCGGATCTCCTCGATCGGAGTCTCCGAAATCCTGAAGATCGGCGCCCGCGCGCAGGCGATGAAGCGTGAAGGCAAGCCGGTGATCATTCTGGGCGCGGGCGAGCCGGACTTCGACACGCCCGACTACGTCAAGGACGCCGCCTGCGAGGCAATCAAGCGCGGCGACACCAAATACACGGCACTCGACGGCACGCCGGACCTGAAGAAGGCGATCCGCGAGAAGTTCCAGCGTGAAAACGGCCTCGCTTACGAGCAGGACGAGATCACGGTGGCGACAGGCGCCAAGCAGATCCTGTTCAACGCCATGATGGCGTCGATCAATCCTGGCGACGAAGTCGTCATCCCGACGCCCTACTGGACCTCCTATTCGGATATCGTCCAGATCTGCGAAGGTAAGCCGGTTCTGATCCCCTGCGACGCTTCCTCCGGCTTCCGCCTGACCGCCGAAACGCTCGAAGCGGCGATCACGCCGAAGACGCGCTGGGTGCTGCTCAATTCGCCGTCGAACCCTTCGGGTGCCGCCTACAGCGCAGCTGACTACCGGCCGCTGCTGGATGTGCTCCTGAGGCACCCACATGTGTGGCTGCTGGTCGACGACATGTATGAGCACATCGTCTATGACGGCTTCCGTTTCGTCACCCCGGCCCAACTCGAGCCCCGGCTCAAGGACCGTACCTTGACGGTCAACGGCGTCTCCAAGGCCTATGCCATGACCGGCTGGCGCATCGGTTATGCCGGTGGCCCGCGTGACCTGATCAAGGCCATGGCCGTGGTTCAGAGCCAGGCGACCTCCTGCCCGTCTTCCGTCAGCCAGGCCGCTTCGGTGGCAGCACTGACCGGGCCGCAGGAATTCCTGAAGGAACGCACGGCAAGCTTCCAGCACCGCCGCGATCTCGTCGTCAGTGGCCTCAACGCCATCGACGGTCTCGATTGCCGCGTCCCGGAAGGTGCCTTCTACACCTTCTCCGGCTGCGCCGGCATGCTCGGCAAGGTCACGCCCTCGGGCAAGAGGATCGAGACGGATACAGACTTCTGCGCCTACCTGCTCGACGATGCCCATGTGGCCGTCGTCCCGGGCTCGGCCTTCGGTCTCTCGCCGTTCTTCCGCATCTCCTATGCAACCTCGGAAGCGGAATTGAAGGAAGCGCTGACGCGCATCGCCGACGCCTGCGCGCGGCTTTCGTAA
- a CDS encoding cupin domain-containing protein yields MSVDIGNRLRHLRLMHNLSQRELAKRAGVTNSTISLIESNASNPSVGALKRILDGIPIGLAEFFSFEPEKPRKAFYAAEELVEIGKGPISYRQIGENLFGRSLQILKEVYQPGADTGKVPLVHDGEEGGIVLSGRIEVTVDDERRILGPGDAYYFESRRPHRFRCVGPVPCEVISACTPPTF; encoded by the coding sequence ATGAGCGTCGATATCGGAAACCGGCTTCGTCATCTGAGGCTGATGCACAATCTGTCGCAGCGTGAACTCGCCAAACGTGCCGGTGTCACCAACTCTACGATCTCACTGATTGAATCGAACGCCTCCAACCCGTCAGTCGGCGCGCTGAAGCGCATTCTCGACGGGATCCCGATCGGGCTTGCTGAGTTCTTCTCCTTCGAACCGGAGAAGCCGCGCAAGGCATTCTACGCGGCCGAGGAACTGGTCGAGATCGGCAAGGGACCGATTTCCTATCGGCAGATCGGCGAAAACCTCTTCGGCCGCAGCCTGCAGATTCTGAAGGAGGTTTATCAGCCGGGCGCGGATACCGGGAAGGTACCGCTGGTGCATGATGGCGAGGAGGGGGGGATCGTGCTTTCGGGCCGTATCGAGGTCACCGTCGATGACGAGCGGCGGATCCTGGGGCCGGGAGATGCCTATTACTTCGAAAGTCGCCGGCCGCACCGGTTCCGTTGCGTCGGGCCAGTGCCGTGCGAGGTGATCAGCGCCTGTACGCCGCCAACATTTTGA
- a CDS encoding aspartate aminotransferase family protein → MNQHTKPNAPVLDSYWMPFTANRQFKQAPRLLASAEGMHYTSTDGRTILDGTAGLWCVNAGHGRRQIAAAVERQLSTMDFAPSFQMGHPIAFDFAERLAEIAPGPEGQKLDRVFFTGSGSESVDTALKIAIAYQRAIGQGTRTRLIGRERGYHGVGFGGISVGGILNNRRVFPQLPGSDHLRHTHDLGKNAFVKGQPEHCAELADDLERLVALHGAETIAACIVEPVAGSTGVLIPPKGYLERLRAICDKHGILLIFDEVITGFGRLGAAFATDFFGVTPDMVTAAKGLTNGAIPMGAVFASRKVHDALMHGPENAIELFHGYTYSGHPAACAAGIATLDIYRDEGLMTRAVELQDAWHDAMHSLKGLPNVIDIRTIGLIAGIELQSRDGAVGARAYDVFVDCFEKGLLIRVTGDIIAFSPPLIAEEKHFGEIVSILGDALKRAK, encoded by the coding sequence ATGAACCAACACACCAAGCCCAACGCCCCCGTACTCGACAGCTATTGGATGCCGTTTACCGCCAACCGGCAGTTCAAGCAGGCCCCGCGTTTGCTCGCGTCCGCCGAGGGCATGCACTACACCAGCACCGATGGCCGCACGATCCTCGACGGCACTGCCGGTCTCTGGTGCGTCAACGCCGGCCACGGTCGCCGCCAGATCGCAGCCGCCGTCGAGCGCCAGCTGTCGACCATGGATTTTGCCCCCTCCTTCCAGATGGGCCACCCGATCGCCTTCGACTTTGCCGAACGCCTCGCCGAGATCGCGCCCGGCCCCGAGGGCCAGAAGCTCGACCGCGTGTTCTTCACCGGCTCCGGCTCGGAATCGGTCGATACCGCGCTGAAGATTGCGATCGCCTACCAGCGCGCGATCGGCCAGGGCACCCGCACACGCCTCATCGGCCGCGAACGCGGCTACCACGGCGTCGGCTTCGGCGGCATTTCGGTCGGCGGCATCCTCAACAACCGCCGCGTCTTCCCGCAGCTTCCGGGTTCGGATCACCTGCGCCACACCCACGACCTCGGCAAGAACGCCTTCGTCAAGGGCCAGCCGGAACACTGCGCCGAGCTTGCCGACGATCTCGAGCGTCTGGTGGCGCTGCACGGCGCCGAGACCATCGCCGCCTGCATCGTCGAGCCCGTCGCCGGCTCGACCGGCGTGCTCATTCCGCCGAAGGGCTATCTCGAACGCCTGCGTGCGATCTGCGACAAGCACGGCATCCTCCTGATCTTCGACGAAGTGATCACCGGCTTCGGCCGCCTCGGTGCCGCCTTCGCCACCGACTTCTTTGGGGTAACCCCTGATATGGTGACGGCGGCCAAGGGTCTCACCAACGGCGCGATCCCGATGGGCGCTGTCTTTGCCAGCCGCAAGGTGCACGACGCGCTGATGCATGGGCCGGAAAACGCCATCGAGCTCTTCCACGGCTACACCTATTCCGGCCACCCGGCCGCCTGCGCCGCCGGTATCGCCACGCTCGACATCTACCGCGACGAGGGCCTGATGACCCGCGCCGTCGAGCTGCAGGATGCCTGGCATGACGCCATGCATTCGCTGAAGGGGCTGCCCAACGTCATCGACATCCGCACGATCGGCCTCATTGCCGGCATCGAGCTGCAATCGCGCGACGGCGCTGTCGGCGCCCGCGCCTACGACGTCTTCGTCGATTGCTTCGAAAAGGGCCTGCTCATCCGCGTCACCGGCGATATCATCGCCTTCTCGCCGCCGCTGATCGCCGAAGAGAAGCATTTCGGCGAGATCGTCTCGATCCTCGGCGATGCGCTGAAGCGCGCCAAGTAA
- a CDS encoding glycerate kinase type-2 family protein, whose product MIEARPFLTRLFEEAVRAADPYEAIKAHLPDPPKGRTVVVGAGKAASQMAAAFEKLWPHPFSGTVVARHGPVEKCETITVLQSAHPVPDEAGLAASEALLKAVEGLTSDDLVIALISGGGSALLPAPPEGLELTDEIAVNKALLASGAPISAMNVVRKHVSRIKGGRLAAAAFPARVVSLVVSDVPGDNPAFVASGPTVPDRSRAAEALEIVARYRMELPDPVMRHLRSEAAKAPDPDDPRFAGHECHVIASAAVSLEAAAAKAGELGIEAHILSDAIEGEARDIGRMHAALAREVVLRNRPFGKPVVLFSGGETTVTISGKDYGKGGRNSEFLLSLALDIDGVSGIDALAADTDGIDGSEDNAGAFADGASIARMRAAGIDPRLHLARHDAWSAFSASGDLFVPGPTGTNVNDFRALLIR is encoded by the coding sequence ATGATTGAAGCACGCCCCTTCCTGACCCGGCTGTTCGAGGAAGCCGTTCGAGCCGCCGACCCTTACGAGGCGATCAAGGCGCATCTGCCGGACCCGCCGAAAGGGCGGACGGTGGTCGTCGGCGCGGGCAAGGCGGCAAGCCAGATGGCGGCCGCTTTCGAAAAGCTCTGGCCGCACCCCTTCAGCGGCACGGTGGTGGCGCGGCACGGACCGGTGGAGAAGTGCGAGACAATCACAGTGCTTCAATCGGCCCATCCGGTGCCTGATGAGGCAGGGCTTGCCGCATCGGAGGCATTGCTAAAGGCAGTTGAGGGGCTGACATCGGACGATCTGGTTATCGCCCTGATCTCCGGCGGCGGCTCGGCCCTGTTGCCGGCTCCCCCGGAGGGCCTGGAACTCACCGACGAGATCGCGGTCAACAAGGCGCTGCTTGCCTCGGGGGCTCCGATTTCGGCGATGAACGTCGTGCGCAAGCACGTCTCGCGGATCAAGGGCGGGCGGCTTGCTGCAGCCGCCTTCCCGGCCCGTGTCGTCAGTCTGGTGGTGTCCGACGTTCCCGGCGACAACCCGGCCTTCGTCGCGTCCGGGCCGACCGTTCCGGACCGCAGCAGGGCGGCTGAAGCGCTTGAAATTGTCGCCCGCTACCGCATGGAGCTTCCCGACCCGGTGATGAGGCATCTGCGTTCGGAGGCGGCAAAGGCGCCCGATCCGGACGATCCGCGGTTTGCCGGTCATGAATGCCACGTCATCGCCTCTGCCGCCGTTTCGCTCGAAGCGGCTGCCGCCAAGGCAGGCGAACTCGGCATCGAGGCCCACATCCTTTCCGATGCGATCGAGGGTGAAGCGCGCGACATCGGCCGCATGCATGCCGCACTGGCCCGCGAAGTGGTGCTAAGGAACCGCCCCTTCGGCAAGCCGGTGGTGCTGTTTTCCGGCGGCGAGACGACGGTGACGATCTCGGGCAAGGACTATGGCAAGGGCGGACGCAACAGTGAGTTCCTGTTGTCGCTGGCGCTCGATATCGACGGTGTCTCGGGGATCGATGCGCTCGCGGCTGACACGGACGGCATCGACGGTTCTGAAGACAATGCGGGCGCCTTTGCCGATGGCGCGAGCATCGCCCGCATGCGGGCAGCTGGCATCGACCCGCGTCTGCATCTCGCCCGCCACGACGCCTGGTCTGCATTTTCGGCGAGCGGAGATCTTTTTGTCCCTGGGCCGACCGGAACCAATGTCAACGATTTCCGAGCGCTGCTGATCCGATAG
- a CDS encoding Dabb family protein, which yields MIRHCVFIRFRPEITKEEKAAIFDEIVALKSRLPGFMAAHIGGNVSPEVGMDKGHGLGFIVDFTDATARDAYLEDEEHRKTGAKIVAAAEGGVAGIFVYDLEIAG from the coding sequence ATGATCCGCCATTGCGTCTTCATCCGCTTCCGCCCCGAAATCACCAAGGAGGAAAAGGCGGCGATCTTCGACGAGATCGTCGCGCTGAAATCACGGCTGCCCGGTTTCATGGCGGCCCATATCGGCGGCAATGTCAGCCCGGAAGTGGGCATGGACAAGGGCCATGGTCTGGGCTTCATCGTCGATTTCACCGATGCCACCGCGCGCGACGCCTATCTGGAAGACGAGGAGCATCGCAAGACCGGCGCCAAGATCGTGGCGGCGGCCGAGGGTGGTGTTGCCGGCATCTTCGTCTATGATCTCGAAATTGCCGGCTGA